AGGTGGCAATTGTAGTCACAACAATTTCCAGGAAGCCATGTTCCGCTCTTGAGCGAGCACCCACTGGGCCTCATGCAAGGTAGAAAGAGCCTGCGTACGTCACCCTCCCATGATGTGGTCAACATGTAAACTGCATGGGCAGGGCGCCAAATAACATCCTGTGCGCTGCTGAGCTGAGCTGGGGCGCGGCCTCCTGTCTGCACCGGCAGCACCATGTCGCTCACGGTCGTCAGCATGGCGTGCGTTGGTGAGTCCTGGAAGGGAAtagagggagggagagtggggaTGGAGATCTCGGCCTAGAGGTAAAGATatgggcctggagtggagatatgggcctggagtggagatatgggcctgggtgtggagatatgggcctggagGTGTAAATatgggcctggagtggagatatgggcctggagGGGAGATATGGGCCTGGGTgtggagatatgggcctggagtggagatacgggcctggagtggagatatgggcctggagtggagatatggGCCTGCAGGTGGAGATctgggcctggagtggagatatgggcctggagtggagatatggGTCTGATgtggagatatgggcctggagtggagatatgggcctggagtggagatatggGCCTAGAGGGGAGATctgggcctggagtggagatatggGTCTGATgtggagatatgggcctggagtggagatatgggcctggagtggagataggggcctggagtggagatatgggcctggagtggagatCTGGGCCAGGAAGTGTTGATCTGGGCCTGGAGCCTGGGTCTCTCCACAGCTGAGAGCCCTGTTCTTGGCAGCAGGTAGCAGGGAGGCTAAGTTTACCTTCAGCCCAGCAAGGGCCTGGCTGCCAAGACACACAGTGCAGTGGGGGCAGCAGGGTGCCCTGGTTTGCCTGCAGTTGGATCGTCTATCATGATCTTTCTTTCCAGGGTTCTTCTTGCTGCAGGGGGCCTGGCCACTCATGGGTGAGTCCGTCCCCAAACCTTAGGGTGTCATCTCCCCACATAAGAGGATTTTTCTGAAACAGGAGGGAAGTCCTGTCGGGGAGTCTCTCATAAACTAGGAAGAGGGGACCCTTGGATACTCGGCCCACATTTCTGACCTCGCCCTCCCtggcctttctttccctttcctgagTCAAGCTCTGTGAAGACTGGGGTGAGACTGGGGTGCTCCAAGCTGGGGTGTGCAGGGAGGAAGTGGTGTcagcagcagagaaagagagggaagcagTGCTAGGAACAGCAGGTCCTCTGAGGACAAAGGTATAACTGACACCCTCCAGCGTTTCCGTGACGGTAGGGGCTGCAGTGTGGCTGCGGTCTTTCTACCAGAAGAGGGGGGAAACCACAGCCATGGCCCTGACATTCCAAATCCTCTGAGGGGGCTCAGTTCATGAATTGGCTGATATTCCATTCACATAGGACATGCCCTCCATGCCGTGTCTACTTTGTGTTGTTTTATGTGAGTAATTTTGCAGTATTAAAATCTAGTAAGAGTCACTTATTCAGCACTTGCTCAAAGTTCTCAGCTGACACTTGTTGTAGGGAGACGCCATGTCTATGTGGGGTGGGTCCTTCCTGTAGCCCTGGGCACCCAGGTGTGGTAGGAGCCTTAGAAAGCGGAAATGGGAGAATCTTCTGAgcacagggagggaggggtggcTCCACATCCTCCTCTCTAAGGCAGTGCCTCCTTCTCCCCCAGGTGGTCAGGACAAACCCTTCCTGTCTGCCCGGCCCAGCACTGTGGTGCCTCGAGGAGGACACGTGGCTCTTCAGTGTCACTATCGTCGTGGGTTTAACAATTTCATGCTGTACAAAGAAGACAGAAGCCACGTTCCCATCTTCCACGGCAGAATATTCCAGGAGAGCTTCATCATGGGCCCTGTGACCCCAGCACATGCAGGGACCTACAGATGTCGGGGTTCACGCCCACACTCCCTCACTGGGTGGTCGGCACCCAGCAACCCCGTGGTGATCATGGTCACAGGTCAGAGGCTTTCTGTCTGGGCTTCTCACTGTCCCACCTCCTGAATCCCAGAGCTTCTGGTGGGGGTGTCCATCAGGGTCCCATCACCCAGGCCCCAACTGTATTTGGGGTCAAGGGGGATTGAATACAGGGGAAATGGGCGCTGTGGTGGGAAGAATAACTGTCGCCAATGATGGCTACATTGTAAACCCTGGAGCCTGTGACTATTTATGTTATAGGGCAGGGGACTGAAGGGGAAGGTGGAGCTCAGGTTGTTGATGAGTtgaccttgagatggggagacAGCCTGGACTGTCCTGCTGGgctcagtgtaatcacaagggtccgcgtgagaggtggaggaagaggggagTGGGGATTAGAGCAGTGTAGTGGGAGGGAGACGCTATCAGCCACTGTgggctttgaaggtggaggaaggcCACTAGTCAcagaatgcaggtggcctctaagGGCTGGAGAAGTCAAGAGAACTGATTTGCTGAGTCTCCAGAGGGAACGCAGCCCTGCAGATGCCTTGATTTCAGCACAGGGAGAACTGGATCCAATTTCTGTCCCCAGAAGTGGAAGGGGTCAGTGtgttctctcctgctgccatgtttGTGATAATTTTctgcagcagcaacaggaaaccgACACAGGAACCCAGGTCAAGGACAAGCTAGGAAACCAAACAAggatagccaggtgtggtggtgggcacgaGTAATCCAacgactggggaggctgaggcaagataatcacttgaaccggggaggcagaggttgcagtgagccaagacaacaccactgcactccagcctgggtgaaaaagtgactgtctcaaaaataaattaattaatcaattaattaaagaAACCAAACAAGGAGAAGGTTGGCTACCGTGGGATCAGCAAGGGTGGGATGCTGATGCCACCACCAGGCTCCATCCACATAGGAAGGGGTTGATGCTCCTGGAACCAGCACCAGGGACCACCCTATGGAAGCTGGGGCCATGGAGAAGGCACAGACATGGCAGGAGAGGCTCCCAATCCCCATCAGGAACAGGGTGTGTGGACACTGATGTCTGCCTTACTGATGAGTTGATACCTCTGCCAGAGACTCCAATTTGTTCAAAAGAGATTGATTCAGGCTGCTGAGAGCCTGGACATGCAGCCTGTCCTCTTCCACCCCCACATAGACAGCAGGAAAGAGACTAGTGGGAAAGAGATACAACAGCCCAAGAGATGAGGCTCTCTTCACAGTGGGAAGGGAGTCAGGGGCTACtggagacagagggacagagaagagggaggaagacaaATGGAGGGACCTGCACCAGGGGATATGGGCACAGAAAAGACACGGAGAcacagagagggaggagagagacagaccTCTGGGAGGGGAACCCTCACTCATTCCAGGTGCCATGGATGGGATGATAAAGAGAGATGCCTTCTAAACTCACAACTTCTCTTTCTAGGAAACCACAGAAAACCTTCCctcctggcccacccagggcccCTGCTGAAATCAGGAGAGACAGTCATCCTGCAATGTTGGTCAGATGTCATGTTTGAGCACTTCTTTCTGCACAGAGAGGGGATCTCTGAGGACCCCTCACGCCTCGTTGGACAGATCCATGATGGGGTCTCCAAGGCCAACTTCTCCATCGGTCCCTTGATGCCTGTCCTTGCAGGAACCTACAGATGTTATGGTTCTGTTCCTCACTCCCCCTATCAGTTGTCAGCTCCCAGTGACCCCCTGGACATCGTGATCACAGGTGAGAGTGTCCAGACATTCTTCTCATTGTCATTGGGACACAGAGTGAATGATCCAGGACTTGGAACCCCCAGGTGGTCATGAGGAAGATAAGCGTGGGATTCTTATGGAGAGAGACTGACTCGGTGAGGTCTGTACCAACAGAGACAGGGAAACAGGAGACATAAGTACAGACCAGGTGTCATAACAGAGGACAGACACAGGGGCCATACGGGGaagtagaaaagagagaaagaggtaaaGGAGACactcagacagacagacatgtgCCAGAGAGAAGTGTCCTTCCATGCTGACTTTGCTCAGAGACCTGGCACAGGTTAGaagtttcatttctgttttgtctCCACAAAGTGCTTCTACGAGGAGAACCCAAGGACACCCATATTTCTGACCTGAGTTGGGCCCTGTGGCCTCAGGCCTTGTGGCATCTACAGATGCCATGTTTATTCTGACACCTCTGCCTTCCATGCAGTGGAGCCATAATTATCCCAGGATATCATGGCCCCAGAACACCAACCCCTAAATACTGTGTGTACTTGGTGTCCCCAGACTAGATTCTGAGGCTCATATTCCAAATAATCCTACATATAATAGGATCACTGAGAGACACAGAGATAAATCAGGGACTTCAAAAAGCAAAGGCATAAACACACAGAGAATGAGCCAGAGGAAGGGGATTGAGAgactcacagacacacaaaaagaaagaaaagagggcagAGGAGTGGAGAGAATGctggaagggaggagagaaaagccCCAAAATCAGAACCCTGAGGGAGGGGcacaaagacagagaaagataaaGATGTGGGGATGGATTGCAGAGATTCCAAATAGAACTAGAGAGactgagaggcagagaaagacaaggagatggagagagacagatgatagatggatagatagatatagatagatgataaataggtagatgatagataatgGATAGgttatagatacatagatgatgattgatagatgatacatagagatgatgatgatgatgatgaagatagaTAGaagacacatatataaatatatagatacatagatgatacaTAGAGACTGACAGGCAGACAGAGAggtaatagagagagagagagatgatacaTAGATACAGATAATACATAGATGATtgatggatagacagatagacaattgatagataaatgatacatagatatagatgACAGATAATTTGTAGATAGAcacaaaatagatagatagataatagatagaaaTATGCAGAAAGTTATGAACAAGACAGAAAGTGAGAGACTCAGAATTATAGAAAAAGGAAGATCAAGTCAACCAATCCAAGGAGAGTCAGAGAGAATAAAACAATCCAAAAAGGGAAAGCATACCCAGGGGTGGGGAAGTGAGGTCAGAGAcctagagagacagagaaggcgGAAGGAGGAAATAGACATGAAGAGAGttggggtggagggtgagagagagagagagcattaggtCATAGAGCAGGGGAGTGAGTTCTCAGCTCAGGTATGAGGGGAGCTGTGACAAGGAAGAACCTCCCTGAGGAAACTGCCTCTTCTCCTTCCAGGTCTATATGAGAAACCTTCTCTCTCAGCCCAGCCGGGCCCCACGGTTCAGGCAGGAGAGAACGTGACCTTGTCCTGTAGCTCCTGGAGCTCCTATGACATCTACCATCTGTCCAGGGAAGGGGAGGCCCATGAACGTAGGCTCCGTGCAGTGCCCAAGGTCAacagaacattccaggcagactTTCCTCTGGGCCCTGCCACCCACGGAGGGACCTACAGATGCTTCGGCTCTTTCCGTGCCCTGCCCTGCGTGTGGTCAAACTCAAGTGACCCACTGCTTGTTTCTGTCACAGGTGAGGAAAACCCGTGTCTGTCCCATGTCTTATGATCCTAGAGCCATAGCTGAGGAGCTTCCTGCCGATGATGGGGAGAAGCATGGACAGATGCAGAGAGAACACGAAGACTGGGTGTGAGGGGGGGTCAGGGTGCAGGATGGCAGACAGGGCACCTCCAAACCCTCTTGCATGGCCTGCATGGAGGCCCATGGTCAGGGCTCCAGGCACCCAGGCAGATGGAGAAAGCGGTCAGGACAGACCCAGAGAAGGGGAGACTGGGCTCAGTTTGGGGAGATCAGAGGTTCCCTCAGCCCCTCAACCTTACCCATTTCCCAGAAGCCCATCCTGGCCTCTCACCCACACAGAGAGATGTCATCACCAGCAACCCCTacactcttttcttttcattttcaaaaatatttattgaggttaAATGTAACTATATAATTTACCaactttaccatttttaaaagtaaaatctagTGGTCATAAATACCTTTatatgctgggtgtggtggttcacggtTGTAATCTTggcgctttgagaggccaagaaagGTGGATCATTTAAGATCAGGgactcgagatcagcctggccaacatgtgggAAATTCATCTTTACTAAACagacaagaaaaattagccaagcatgccggcatgcacctgtagtcctagctacttgggaggctgaggcaggagaagcacttaaagccaggaggcagaggttgcactgagccgagatcatgccactgcactgcagcctgggagacagagagagactctgtttctaaataaataaatacatctatattcttttttttgttaccttccacccttcccttcctggcctctggtatccaccattctattctctaccttCATGAGATCCACCTTTTATCTCCTGCATGTGGTGAGAAATGGGAATCTttgtaatgacctccagttccatccatgtggctgcaaatgacaggatgttATTGTTTCTATGGATGAGTAGTCTCCACCGTGTGTGTGTACTACAGTTctctatccattcacccactgataGGCAGGTAGGTTGACTCCacatcttggctactgtgaacagtgctggaaCAGTCATATGAGTGCAGATATCACTTCGATACACTGAtgtcctttcctttggatataaacccagtagtgaaattgctggacactatgaaagttctctttttttttttttcttttttgagaaagagtttcccTCCTTAGTCCAAGCTGGAGTcaaagtggtgcgatcttggctcattgcaacctctgcttcctaggttcaaacgattctcctgactcagcctccctaatagctgtgattacaggtgcacgccaccatgcctgactaattcttgtattttttagcacAGACGGGATATCCCAATTTTGggcaggctgctctcaaactcctgacctcaagtgaggtgcctgcctcggtttcccaaagtgctgaagttacaggcataagccactatgcccagcctccttttagttttttaaagattttccatACTTTTCTCCAtaatagttgtactaatttacattcctaccaacagggTACCAGGGTTCTCCTTTCTCTACcatcttgccagcatttgttttgCCTGTCTTgcagataaaagccattttactttactttatttatttatttatttatgttgagatggagtttcactcatagtcgcccaggctggagtgcaagggtgtgatctcggctcactgcaacctctgcctcccgcgttcaactgattctcctgcctcagcctccaaagtagctgggattacaggcatgtgccaccacgcctagctaatttttgtatgtttagtagagagggagtttctccatgttggtcaggctggtctcccgacctcaggtgatccgcccacctccgcctcccaaagtgctggaattacaggcgtgagccaccggcctaAAAGGCATTTTAATGGGATGAGATGAAAACTCATCGCGATTGTAATTTACATTTCTGTGATGATGAGTGatgctgagcactttttcatatacgtGATCGCCATTTCTATGTTTTGTTTGTGGAGAAATGTCTCCTCATGTCTTTTGCTcgttttttaattaaattgttttattgagttgtttgagcttcttatatttcCAGTTATTAATCCCAtctcagatgaatagtttgcaaatatttgctcctattttgtgggttgtctcttcactttgttggtttATCTTTGGTGGTGCAGAAGTTGCTTGGTTTGATGTAATCCTAATGGTCTATTTTTTGCTTTGATTACTTGTGTTTTGAAGGTTTTAAACAAAATGTCTTTCGTCAGACAAATGTCTTCCccattattttcttctacatgtTTCATAGGTTCAGGCCTTAGACtcatgtttttaatccattttcatttgatttttgtgtaaggtgacaGGTATAGATGCAGTTTTATTCctctgcatgtagatatccagttttccccacaccatttattgaagactgtcctttcctgaTTGTAAGTTCTCGGCACCTTTGTCAAAGTCCATTAaatgggctgggtatggtggctcacacctgcaattccagcactttgggaggccgaggcgggtggatcacctaaagccaggagttcaagaccaggctggccaacagagtgaaacctcgtctctactaaaaatacaaaaattagctgagcatggtgatcaGTGCCTGTAATACCActactcaggagtttgaagcaagagaatttcttgaatccaggaagtggaggttgcattgagctgagattgcacctctacactccagcctgcatgacagagcaagattctatcacacacacacaaaagaaagccATTGGATGTAAATGCATGGATTATATCTgtgttctccattctgttccattttttatGTGCCTTTCTTTATGCCAAtgtcatgctgttttgcttactacAGCTCTGTAACATATTTctaagtcaggtagtgtgatgctcctgttttctctttataCCTTCAAGTCTCAAGACAGTGGGCATCGCACACAAAAATTATGGAGAAAAGGATCCCAAGACTCCCAGGGTCCAACATTAGATAACAGAGTGTTGGCCATGAACCAACCTCAAAGATTTCCATTGAGTAGAGGACAAGCACCCTCATTTCCTCACATCTCTCCTGTCCCGTGTTCTAGGAAACCCTTCAAGTAGTTGGCCTTCACCCACAGAACCAAGCTCCAAATCTGGTGAGTAAAGGACCCCTCTTATCTCTGCTTTTGGAAACCTGGGGAGGTGGAAGCCTTGGATGCAAGTGTTGGCTCAAACCTCCCAGCTCTGTGAATGAGGGCCTGTCTTCCACCATCTCTGAACTCCAGACACTCCAACAGTGAAAGGGATCTAGGGCCACCAAAGGGCTCAGCGAAGTCTCTTTACCTTTAATTTCCTGCAGGTGAGAcctcctacaagctagaagaatAATTGCCAATCTGACATCCTTCTCAGGAAAAATGCAGTGTTTTTTCTGCCTGCATTCCTAACTGGAGGATAAATTCCCGGGGGcttgagagagggaagggaagggaacatcTGATGAGGGTGGGTGTTTTAGAGAAGTTCCACTTGCCAAGGAATGAATTACTGTTGGTCATCAGGCAACCCTGGCTGACTCAGCAGAGCAAGAGCCTTGCCGTAACAGAGAACAGAGCTCATGCACGCACACTTCGACTCAGTGACTCATTCAGCCACAGCCCCATGCTCAGGCTGTGCAGTGTGGAAGCTTTTCCTATTGTTGCCATAACAAATTTCCACAAGATTCGTGTGTGAAAACAAAACGGTTATTTAATTATCTTACAGTGCTGTAGCTCAAAGCATGACGTGCAtgtcactgggctaaaatcaaggtgacAGCAAGGCTGCCTTCCCTCTGAGGGTTCCAGGCAAGAATCTGCTTCTCACTtttctcagcttctagaggctccCATGTTCCTTGGCTCCTGGtacccttcctccttcctcaaaGCCCACAAAGACTggtcacatctcacatggcatcACTCAGACCCTTCTTCCTTACCACACCTCTTTCTCTGAATGCTGCTCTCCCTTCTTGCCCTTCTTTTGAAAACTTGGGGATTCTATTGGGTTCACCAAGATGAAAATCCATCATAATCTCCCGGAAATCATCCAGGATACCCTCCTTTTAAGTTCAGCTGACTAGCAACCATAATTCCATCTGCAATCTTCATTCCTCCTTTCatgtaaaataacatattcaCAAGCTATGGAGGCTAGGACATGGACATTTTTGGGGTGGGacaacattctcctgccttcCACAAACAGTGAACAAGATGCATTTGGCCTCTGTTCTTGGGACACTGATCTTGCAGATGGTTAAATGGGAGGGCAGAAAATGTAGGCACAAGGGGACCAATAAATGAATGATCTATTGAGAAGCATCTGTGCatgaaatctatttatttatgtatttacctaCTTGTTtattgagacggagccttgctctgtcgtccaggctagagtgcggtggcatgatctcggctcactgcaacctccacctcctgggctgaactgatctcctccctcagcctctccagtagctgggattacagaccacaaccaccacgcccggctaactctttttgcatattttctgtagagaggatgtttcaccatgttggccaggctggtctcaaattcccaacctcaggtgatccaatagcctctgcctcccaacacGCTGGGATaagaggcatgagccacggggCCAAGCCAAATTTTCAAATCAATAATAGATAATGCTGAGTGTATTATTTCAGGTGACAGAGAAGTTCTCACTAATCAGATATTTGTGACATTAATGAAAAACACGGATTGAACCCCTGAAAGATTGGCGGAAGGATTTTGCACACACAGCTGTCAGCCGTGAAGGCACAAAGGTGAAAACAATCTGATGTGGAAGGAAGAGGCTCTGCCTGAAATGCTGGGAATGAGGTGGGGAGAATGACAAGATGACTGTAGAGAGACGGAGAGCACACTGGGTACACAGGAAACTAAGGAGCAACAAGGAGCGTGTGTTTGACACTCACAGCCATTGGATTCACCTCGAGGTAACCAGGAATCCCTACATGATTAATATGACTGACATGAAAATAAGGGAGGCTCAGTTGCATAACTGGAATCTAGGAGACCGTGGAAAAGGCAATTGCCGCCCCACTGGTGAAATGTGGTGCTGATTTAGACACTAAATGAATGAAGTAGATGGATATAAGATATGTTTGTGAGGTAGAATCATTGGCTGGAAAGGCTTGCTGGGTTTAATTTTTCCTGGTAGTTTAATCCTCGCTTCACTAACTTATTTCTGAGATTTATTTCTCCTGCATCTAAATCAATACCTGGCAGAGGAGGGAGAGCTAGATGAGGGGTGGTGCAAATGAAGGGACCTAGTATAGCATAATATACAAGGCTgtgaacggtggctcacgcctgtaacccagcacttcaggaggccaacgcgggtggatcacatgaagtcaggagttcgagaccagcctggccaacatggagaaaccctatctctactaaaaatacaaaaattaaacaggcatgatggtggtgcatgactgtaatcccagctactctggaggaggaagcaggagaatgacttcagccctggaggcagaggttgcagtgagtggagatcgcatcactgcacaccagcctgggctacacagggatactctgtctcaaaaaataaaaataaaaaatacataaatataataatatacacaAATGATGCAGGCACCTGAATTCCAATCATCATTTTTCTATTCCTCTATAATTACTTCTTTGATCCTTTATCTTATCCATTAGAAAATCAGCCTAAAACCTCTTccatatttggctttctgtgaACATGAGATCATATGGAAAATATGAAAGCCCCCTGAACCCACCAGCACAGGCCCTGAAATAGGGAAAGTGCTCTGTTCATCACAAGAAACTTTCCCCCTCACCCAAATCCCCCACCTCACCCCTACTTCCAATCACCTGTGGAGATACAGATAGATCATGGGGAGGTAAACGCTAATACTCCTTGGAGTGAGTTCAGATCTTGGAATCAGAGATCAGCACCAGCACTAGCTCCTGCTCCCCTTTCCTACTAATTCACAGGAGGACAGGTGGTTTTGAAGCAATAGATGGTGGAGGGGGTGGTCTTTCCCCCAGCCTCTCAGGTGGAACAGCAGCCTAACATGTGTCTCGCGAGATCACAAAGAGTAGCACGTTTCACATGGGCTTCATCATTATTTCCTGGCTGTTTGACATAAGAGAATTCTACTTTGCTTTTTTGATCTTGATTTCACTTTTGTGTCCTTTTCTTGGAGAATGTAATTTGAGTCAAGAGGGTTGTGGATGTAGAAACTGTAAAGCACATTCACTGTGTATCAATCCCAGTCCAGTCTTTCCAGAGAAGACTCTAAACACCTGCTGTACTGCACCTGGGCCTATGCCAATTTCTATCACTCACCGTCACTCCAGGGAGACAGAACACACAGAGAATACGTTACATAGGCAGGTTCATTACTAACAGATAAGCAGCGAGTGACAACAGAAGCCTACATTTCAACGTGAGCCAGTCCCTCAAGGCTCAGAAAAGCTGCTCGGGACATATGGAGTCACCTCATTTGCAGTGTATCTGGGGGAAGCCAGAAAATAGCCCAGCCTGGGTTTTGTACCCTGAAGCCACAGGAAGCACTCAGCTAAAGCACTGCATGACGTCCTCCTCCAGGAAGAACAGGAAGACAGCACAGGCTGTTCTGAGACGTTCCTCCTGATCTCAGGACgttgctgtcttagtccatttttgttgctataaaagaacacttgagcctgggttacttctttttttttttttttttttttgtatagtgcttctgatgagcttttttttaaaatttttattattattatactttaagttttagggtacatgtgcacaatgtgcaggttagttacatatgtatacatgtgccatgctggtgtgctgcacccatcaactcgtcatttagcattaggtatatctcctaatgctatccctcccccctcccccaccccacaacagtccccagagtgtgatgttccccttcctgtgtccatgtgttctcattgttcaattcccacctataagtgagaacatgcggtgtttggatttttgtccttgtgatagtctactgagaatgatgatttccaatttcatccatgtccctgcaaaggacatgaactcatcattttttatggctgcatagtattccatggtgtatatgtgccacattttcttcatccagtctatcattgttggacatttgggttggttccaagtctttgctattgtgaatagtgccacaataaacatacgtgtccatgtgtctttatagcagcatgatttatagtcctttgggtttatacccagtaatgggatggctgggtcaaatggtatttcaagctctagatccctgaggaatcgccacactgacttccacaatggttgaactagtttacagtcccaccaacagtgtaaaagtgttcctatttctccacatcctctccagcacctgttgtttcccgactttttaatgatcgccattctaactggtgtgagatggtatctcattgtggttttgatttgcatttctctgatggccagtcatggtgagcattttttcatgtgttttttggctgcataaatgtcttcttttgagaagtgtctgttcatgtcctttgcccactttttgataggattgtttgtttttttcttgtaaatttgtttgagttcattgtagattctggatattagccctttgtcagatgagtaggttgcgaaaattttctcccattttgtaggttgtctgttcactctgatggtagtttcttttgctgtgcagaagctctttagtttaattagatcccgtttgtcaattttggcttttgttgccgttgcttttggtgttttagacatgaagtccttgtccatg
Above is a window of Homo sapiens chromosome 19 genomic patch of type NOVEL, GRCh38.p14 PATCHES HSCHR19KIR_CA01-TA01_1_CTG3_1 DNA encoding:
- the KIR3DL2 gene encoding killer cell immunoglobulin-like receptor 3DL2 isoform 1 precursor (isoform 1 precursor is encoded by transcript variant 1; The RefSeq protein has 2 substitutions compared to this genomic sequence), giving the protein MSLTVVSMACVGFFLLQGAWPLMGGQDKPFLSARPSTVVPRGGHVALQCHYRRGFNNFMLYKEDRSHVPIFHGRIFQESFIMGPVTPAHAGTYRCRGSRPHSLTGWSAPSNPLVIMVTGNHRKPSLLAHPGPLLKSGETVILQCWSDVMFEHFFLHREGISEDPSRLVGQIHDGVSKANFSIGPLMPVLAGTYRCYGSVPHSPYQLSAPSDPLDIVITGLYEKPSLSAQPGPTVQAGENVTLSCSSWSSYDIYHLSREGEAHERRLRAVPKVNRTFQADFPLGPATHGGTYRCFGSFRALPCVWSNSSDPLLVSVTGNPSSSWPSPTEPSSKSGICRHLHVLIGTSVVIFLFILLLFFLLYRWCSNKKNAAVMDQEPAGDRTVNRQDSDEQDPQEVTYAQLDHCVFIQRKISRPSQRPKTPLTDTSVYTELPNAEPRSKVVSCPRAPQSGLEGVF
- the KIR3DL2 gene encoding killer cell immunoglobulin-like receptor 3DL2 isoform 2 precursor (isoform 2 precursor is encoded by transcript variant 2; The RefSeq protein has 2 substitutions compared to this genomic sequence), producing the protein MSLTVVSMACVGFFLLQGAWPLMGGQDKPFLSARPSTVVPRGGHVALQCHYRRGFNNFMLYKEDRSHVPIFHGRIFQESFIMGPVTPAHAGTYRCRGSRPHSLTGWSAPSNPLVIMVTGNHRKPSLLAHPGPLLKSGETVILQCWSDVMFEHFFLHREGISEDPSRLVGQIHDGVSKANFSIGPLMPVLAGTYRCYGSVPHSPYQLSAPSDPLDIVITGLYEKPSLSAQPGPTVQAGENVTLSCSSWSSYDIYHLSREGEAHERRLRAVPKVNRTFQADFPLGPATHGGTYRCFGSFRALPCVWSNSSDPLLVSVTGICRHLHVLIGTSVVIFLFILLLFFLLYRWCSNKKNAAVMDQEPAGDRTVNRQDSDEQDPQEVTYAQLDHCVFIQRKISRPSQRPKTPLTDTSVYTELPNAEPRSKVVSCPRAPQSGLEGVF
- the KIR3DL2 gene encoding killer cell immunoglobulin-like receptor 3DL2 isoform X1, encoding MSLTVVSMACVGFFLLQGAWPLMGGQDKPFLSARPSTVVPRGGHVALQCHYRRGFNNFMLYKEDRSHVPIFHGRIFQESFIMGPVTPAHAGTYRCRGSRPHSLTGWSAPSNPVVIMVTGNHRKPSLLAHPGPLLKSGETVILQCWSDVMFEHFFLHREGISEDPSRLVGQIHDGVSKANFSIGPLMPVLAGTYRCYGSVPHSPYQLSAPSDPLDIVITGLYEKPSLSAQPGPTVQAGENVTLSCSSWSSYDIYHLSREGEAHERRLRAVPKVNRTFQADFPLGPATHGGTYRCFGSFRALPCVWSNSSDPLLVSVTDAAVMDQEPAGDRTVNRQDSDEQDPQEVMYAQLDHCVFIQRKISRPSQRPKTPLTDTSVYTELPNAEPRSKVVSCPRAPQSGLEGVF